A region of the Myxococcus stipitatus DSM 14675 genome:
CAACAGCCGCAGGCCGCCGTTCGCCGCGGGCTCGAAGAGCACGGGCGTCCGGCTGAGGAACGGGTCGGACAAGGGGAGCGCGAGCAGCCCTCCCGGCCGGGAGAAATCCGGCGCGTTGCGGGAGAGCGCCGCCGTCCGGCCCACGCTGGCGAGCACCTCCAGGAGGAGCCGCTCGCCGATCCGCTGGGCCTGCGGATGGGACACGACGGTCAGGGCAGGCACACTCCGCGGGGCCTGCGCGGACTTGCCCTTCGTCTGGACAGCGGTCGTCGACATGTCGGCGGAAAGCTTCTGCTGCATGGGCTGAGTCAGATTTCCGAGGCTTCCAACCTATCAGCCTACACCGTCATGTCGCGGAGGATGCACCCCTGAAGCATCCCAACGTCCGCGAAGCCACGCTCCCTTTCCAAGGAAGCTGGAAGTCGCGGCGGGGTGAAGAAAGGTCCAGGGGAGACCCCCCACGCGGTGGAGGTGGAAGCCATCCACCGCGTGCGGGGGTGTGGGTCTCAGGGAGTCGGGCCCGTCGTGTCAGACGCGGGCGGGCGCTCCTCGGAGGGGGCACTGGGGGCGGCGGCGGCAGCGGCGGGCGCGGCGGGCTTCTCGTCGGCGGGCGCGGCCGACTTCTCGTCGGCGGACGGCGCCGGAGTGGGGCGCTTGGTGATTCCCGCGGCCTGACGGGCCTGCTCGCGAGCGCGCTGCGCCACCTTCGGCGTGGGCGCCAGAATCATGAACATCAGTCGCCCTTCCATCCGGGGCGGCTGCTCCACGACGGCCACTTCCTTCAGGTCCTTCGCCACGTCATCGAGGATGGCCGTGCCCTGCTCCTTGTGCGTGATTTCACGCCCGCGGAACTGGATGACCACCTTGGCCTTGTTGCCCTCTTCGATGAAGCGCCGCGTGTTGCGGACCTTGAACTCGTAGTCGTGCTCCTCCGTCTTGGGACGGAGCTTCACTTCCTTGAGGTGGACAATCAGCTGAGCCCGCTTGGCTTCCGAGGCCTTCTTCTTCTCCTCGTACTTGAACTTGCCGTAGTCCATGATCTTGCAGACTGGCGGCTGAGCCATGGGGCTGACCTCGACGAGGTCCAGCCCTTCCGAGCGGGCCTTGTCGAGCGCGGCCTCGAGCGGCATGACTCCGAGCTGTGAGCCATCGGAGCCGACCACGCGAACCTCGCGGGCACGGATACGGCGATTGGTTCTCTGGTCGCGGCTCCCGCCGCGGTTACCTCTCTGATCACGAAGAATGTGACGCTCCTGCGAAAGGGTTGGAGGACCTGCTTCCCAAGGGTGTGGCAGGTCTTTTGGTTACGGCATGGGTCGGGCCGACGCGTACGGCGGGCGGCTCGCCCCTCTGACACTCGCGCACGGTACGTGTCTCTCCGTGCGAGATCTCGAATCTAGTCGCCCCCCTGCTCCTTGAGAAAGGGAGCCTTGGGCGGGCACGTCCTGATGGCGAGGACTAGCCCACCACCGGACATAACACCAGGAGCCCTT
Encoded here:
- the infC gene encoding translation initiation factor IF-3 → MLRDQRGNRGGSRDQRTNRRIRAREVRVVGSDGSQLGVMPLEAALDKARSEGLDLVEVSPMAQPPVCKIMDYGKFKYEEKKKASEAKRAQLIVHLKEVKLRPKTEEHDYEFKVRNTRRFIEEGNKAKVVIQFRGREITHKEQGTAILDDVAKDLKEVAVVEQPPRMEGRLMFMILAPTPKVAQRAREQARQAAGITKRPTPAPSADEKSAAPADEKPAAPAAAAAAPSAPSEERPPASDTTGPTP